The following coding sequences are from one Phenylobacterium glaciei window:
- a CDS encoding lipopolysaccharide biosynthesis protein, producing the protein MFWRGVIGYLPVNVVQGVVGLLTIVAFTRLLTPAQFGDYALGISVMALVHTAVFTWNEAAMARFWAGESGRDGGADHSATVYRAWLLLLAVLPIAALIALALPMTPSLKLAVLVGLATVAPRTFVKIAQERRRAAGEVKSAALLDMGQTLGGFLIGVGLALAGLGGAAPVAGLGLAALACLPFILAAEHRQQAGGQIEPQRLRSHAAYGVPVALSLILALVLSTTDRFLLSAFLDESAVGVYHAGYSLANRSLDVVFIWLGAAGGPALIMALERGGRSALAEAAREQAQLMLLLTVPAATGLALVSAPLAKLMIGPTLSAGAGHVTPWIALSGLLAGMTTYYFHQAFTLGRRTSLLLAAMAVPAATNVALNIVLIPRFGLDGALWATPASYGLGLAASAFLGRRSVTLPIPWITLAQAVGASGLMALVVSRIPAVGGLLELLFKAAAGALVYGAVIALVDAGALRSRGRDALSTFRARSAT; encoded by the coding sequence ATGTTCTGGCGCGGGGTGATCGGCTACCTGCCCGTCAATGTGGTGCAAGGCGTCGTCGGCCTGCTGACCATCGTCGCCTTCACGCGCCTACTGACGCCCGCCCAATTCGGCGACTACGCCCTGGGTATCTCGGTCATGGCGCTCGTCCACACCGCAGTCTTCACCTGGAACGAGGCTGCCATGGCCCGGTTCTGGGCCGGCGAGTCGGGCCGCGACGGCGGCGCCGACCACTCGGCCACCGTCTATCGCGCCTGGCTTCTGCTGCTGGCGGTACTGCCGATCGCAGCCTTGATCGCGCTGGCCTTGCCCATGACGCCCAGCCTGAAGCTCGCGGTGCTGGTGGGCCTGGCCACCGTCGCGCCGCGCACCTTCGTCAAGATCGCCCAGGAACGCCGACGCGCCGCGGGTGAGGTGAAGAGCGCGGCCCTGCTGGACATGGGCCAGACTCTGGGCGGCTTCCTGATCGGCGTGGGTCTCGCCCTGGCGGGCCTTGGCGGCGCCGCGCCGGTGGCCGGCCTTGGCCTGGCGGCCCTGGCCTGCCTGCCCTTCATCCTCGCCGCCGAGCATCGGCAGCAAGCCGGGGGGCAGATCGAACCCCAACGCCTGCGCAGCCACGCCGCCTACGGCGTGCCGGTGGCCCTGTCGCTGATCCTGGCCCTGGTGCTCTCCACCACAGACCGCTTCCTGCTCTCGGCCTTCCTCGATGAGAGCGCGGTGGGCGTCTATCACGCCGGCTACAGCCTCGCGAACCGCAGCCTGGACGTGGTGTTCATCTGGCTGGGCGCCGCCGGTGGCCCAGCCTTGATCATGGCCCTGGAACGCGGCGGCCGCAGCGCCCTGGCCGAGGCCGCCCGCGAACAGGCGCAGCTGATGCTGTTGCTCACCGTGCCGGCGGCGACGGGCCTGGCGCTGGTGTCCGCCCCCCTCGCCAAACTGATGATCGGTCCGACGCTCAGCGCTGGCGCTGGCCACGTGACTCCCTGGATCGCGCTATCGGGCCTGCTGGCGGGCATGACCACCTACTACTTCCATCAGGCCTTTACCCTCGGACGCAGGACCTCCTTGCTGCTGGCGGCCATGGCGGTTCCGGCCGCCACCAATGTGGCGCTGAACATCGTCCTGATTCCGCGCTTCGGCCTGGACGGCGCCCTGTGGGCGACGCCCGCGAGCTACGGCCTTGGCCTAGCAGCCTCAGCCTTCCTGGGCCGCCGCAGCGTGACCCTGCCGATCCCCTGGATCACCCTGGCGCAGGCCGTGGGGGCAAGCGGGCTCATGGCCCTGGTGGTCAGCCGCATCCCGGCCGTCGGCGGGCTGCTGGAGCTGCTTTTCAAGGCGGCGGCCGGCGCTCTCGTCTACGGGGCGGTCATCGCCCTGGTGGATGCCGGCGCCCTGCGCAGCCGGGGTCGCGACGCCCTTAGCACCTTCCGCGCCCGGAGCGCCACATGA